The following are encoded together in the Parambassis ranga chromosome 20, fParRan2.1, whole genome shotgun sequence genome:
- the otud1 gene encoding OTU domain-containing protein 1, with protein sequence MQLYNSVLTHYPRSSRKVTITLSSASERLNGTTTSSPESDRPGFTQQDADPVTETAPSANMPAFSCYEASSMRPIYFTSTAEILIRRPDGVERSVPVHIVRESTSKAPSPHSHTGEDTLCNDSGVIVDLIDHLRNGTDELFSDCPHLVGNHLINSSTITGPRIEGFKRTLENSDEDEAASLTDTPYRTNGWASAHEEELVPHGAALPEHLMNEDMSEAAPVSDERRAFELSVLQESPQQRGDASDKVTRYLAEVEKQNKYLQERYKYRYHIIPDGNCLYRAVCKATYGDQARHGELRELTVHHIADHLDEFNPIIEGDVGEFLINAAQDGAWAGYPELLAMSQMLNVNIHLTTGGSLESPTVSTMVHYLGEEDASKPAIWLSWLSNGHYDVLLDRCLPNPEYEDWCRHSQMQRKRDEELAKSMAASLSKMYIEQNGSA encoded by the coding sequence ATGCAGTTGTACAACAGTGTGCTGACACACTACCCGAGGTCGTCTCGCAAAGTTACAATAACTTTGTCGAGCGCGTCTGAGCGTTTGAACGGGACGACAACAAGTTCCCCAGAGTCTGACAGACCGGGATTTACGCAGCAGGACGCTGATCCGGTGACAGAGACTGCGCCTTCCGCAAACATGCCTGCCTTTTCTTGTTACGAAGCTTCATCTATGAGGCCGATTTACTTCACGTCGACTGCTGAGATATTAATCCGCAGACCTGATGGAGTGGAGAGGTCTGTGCCTGTTCATATCGTGAGGGAGTCCACAAGCAAAGCCCCCTCTCCTCACTCACACACCGGTGAGGACACGCTGTGTAATGACTCTGGGGTGATAGTGGACTTGATAGATCACCTGAGAAATGGAACAGACGAGCTTTTCTCTGACTGCCCACACCTGGTTGGAAATCACCTTATCAACAGCAGCACCATCACTGGACCCAGAATAGAAGGGTTCAAGAGGACATTGGAGAATTCAGATGAGGATGAGGCAGCCTCACTGACTGACACCCCCTACAGAACTAATGGATGGGCCTCAGCACATGAAGAGGAGCTGGTCCCCCACGGGGCGGCTCTGCCTGAACATCTCATGAATGAGGACATGAGTGAAGCTGCTCCAGTGTCAGATGAGAGACGAGCCTTTGAGCTCAGCGTCCTGCAGGAGTCTCCTCAGCAGAGAGGGGACGCCAGCGATAAAGTCACCCGGTACCTGGCTGAAGTGGAGAAGCAGAACAAGTACCTCCAGGAGAGGTACAAATACAGGTACCACATCATTCCAGATGGCAACTGTCTGTACAGAGCAGTGTGCAAAGCCACGTACGGGGACCAGGCCAGACACGGGGAGCTGAGGGAGCTGACGGTGCACCACATAGCTGACCACCTGGATGAGTTCAACCCCATCATCGAGGGGGACGTTGGAGAGTTCCTGATCAATGCGGCGCAGGACGGTGCCTGGGCCGGCTACCCCGAACTTCTCGCCATGAGCCAGATGCTGAACGTCAACATCCACCTCACAACAGGGGGCAGTTTGGAGAGTCCCACTGTCTCCACCATGGTGCACTATCTCGGGGAGGAGGATGCTTCCAAGCCGGCCATCTGGCTGAGTTGGCTCAGCAACGGTCACTATGACGTCCTCTTGGACAGGTGTCTCCCCAACCCGGAGTACGAGGACTGGTGCAGACACTCCCAGATGCAAAGAAAACGAGACGAGGAGCTGGCGAAGTCGATGGCAGCCTCGTTGTCTAAAATGTACATTGAACAGAATGGTTCTGCGTGA